In Anaerococcus prevotii DSM 20548, the genomic window GAAAGCAATGTGATCTACAATACAAGTTGTTCCGCCATGTGCTGCTGCTCTAGTGCCTGTATGGAAATCATCAACAGCTACATATTCTCCTAAATCTAAAGACATATGAGTATGAACATCAATTCCACCAGGCAAAACTAACTTATTCTCAGCATCATAGATTTCACTGTCCTTTTCATCTAAATTATTACCAATAGCTTCAATTTTCTCATTGTTAATCTTTATATCTGTAATATTACTACCTAATAAATTCGCATTTTTTATAATTAAAGACATATCTTTCTCCAAGTCATTTATTTTCTAATTAATTTAATATAAATGTAGTATAACGCCCCAGTAGCTACTACGCCAAATACATATGCGTTATTAAATATCCAAGATAAACTATCTACAAATCTGCCTGCAAATATAAGTAATGTCATAGCTAAGAACAATATTATAACAGGTATATTCCAACCTTTACTATAGAAATATTTTCCACCATCTGTTCGGTATATATCTACAACATCAATCTCTGTTTTATAATCAAACAAATAAGCCACAAGATATATACCCGAAATAGGACCAATTAGAGCTCCTAGCAACTGTGTTACGTTGAAAATCAAATTATATGCACTTGAAAGAGAGTCCCATGGTCGAGCTAATAACGCTAAAATAGCTACCCCTATTGTTACAGTTTTATAATTGAATTTATTTTTTGTCAGTGTAGCTGCAATGTTAACTGGAGGTATTAAGTTTCCTGCAACATTAGTTGTTAATACGGCCATTATAAGAAAAATAGAGAAGATTATTCTTATCGCTACACTTGGAAAATGTCCAACTAATACTGCCGGTTCCCAAATTTCGTCTCCAAATGCCAGCAATCCACCTGCAGTACCACACATACCTACAAATGAAATATAGAAAGTCATTATAGGTGCACTTATTATCTGACCTAAACTTTGAGATTTTTGATCTACGCAGTGTCTAGTATAGTCAGGCATAGATAATGCTATACCACCATCGAAAGCAATCATTGCTGAAAGAGCTGGCCAAAATAATTTCCAAAAATCTACTTTAGGGTCTGCTTTTAATATTTCAACATTTAATAAATTATTTAAACTCCAATCGGCTGTTGACAATCCCCATATAATTACAATCAAACTGAGCACTATTAAAATAGGCGCTGAAATTCCTTCGAGTACTTTTACTGCTTTACTTCCAGATGCAGCAATATATACGTTCATTATCCAAAATATGATAAATGAAATAAATTGAGTAGTAAAACCCATATTTAGCCAATTTGGATATAAAGCACCAATAATAGTATAAACTGCTTGACCACCTATCCAGGCTTGTACTCCAAACCAAAAAACACCAAGAATCGCTCTGATAAGTGAAGGAAAGACAGTTCCCTTATTACCGAAAACGATTTTACTTAAGGTTGGATAAGTCATCCCGTATTTAGTTCCAAAATGTCCTAAAGCTATAGCTA contains:
- a CDS encoding NCS1 family nucleobase:cation symporter-1, which gives rise to MDVKNTQIQKGDIVDLTDAGLEEINKYKNDYNDMSAPIPSNKRDWRTKDIANLWIGMIVSIAVYQVASGLLVSGMSWGQALFTVVLGHTIVMGVAIALGHFGTKYGMTYPTLSKIVFGNKGTVFPSLIRAILGVFWFGVQAWIGGQAVYTIIGALYPNWLNMGFTTQFISFIIFWIMNVYIAASGSKAVKVLEGISAPILIVLSLIVIIWGLSTADWSLNNLLNVEILKADPKVDFWKLFWPALSAMIAFDGGIALSMPDYTRHCVDQKSQSLGQIISAPIMTFYISFVGMCGTAGGLLAFGDEIWEPAVLVGHFPSVAIRIIFSIFLIMAVLTTNVAGNLIPPVNIAATLTKNKFNYKTVTIGVAILALLARPWDSLSSAYNLIFNVTQLLGALIGPISGIYLVAYLFDYKTEIDVVDIYRTDGGKYFYSKGWNIPVIILFLAMTLLIFAGRFVDSLSWIFNNAYVFGVVATGALYYIYIKLIRK